AACATTCCTGTGTTGGAATTTAGATGAGACCATACTTCTTCATTAGAACTGCTCCATAAAAGGAAACAGTTAGGAGCTTATCAAAATACATGAATGTGCTCAAAAACATgtgcacaaatatgcaaaacaataacatatatgtatgtgtgtgtgtttttgtgtgtgtgcatgtgaatgtggTTTTGCAGTGGTGTGTGGGAAGAACTTGGACAGCACAACTGTGACTGTTCATAAGGATGAAGTTCACTGCAAGTCATGCTATGGCAAGAAGTACGGGCCAAAAGGCTACGGTTATGGCGTGggagcagggacactcaacatGGACACGGGAGAGTCTCTTGGGATTGCACCCGAAGAGTGAgtaacacactgacatacaAACACTTCTTGACCTCTTATAAAGGCCCTTTAACCacggtttctctctctcttcctcagaCCTGCTCCTCATCGTCCCACCAGCAACCCAAACCCATCCAAGCTGGCTCAGAGGTTTGGAGGGTCAGACAGATGCCCTCGCTGTGGCAAGGCTGTCTACGCTGCTGAGAAAGTGATTGGAGCTGGGAGTGTAAGGAAAAACATACACATGCTGGTACATATGCATGCTCGCAAAAACACAACCCTTTTAAAATGGATCTTCTATTTATTTACAGGCGTGGCATAAGATTGGATGTTTCACTTGTGCTTCGTGTAACAAGAGCCTTGAGTCGACCACACTAGCTGATAAGGATGGAGAAATCTACTGCAAAGGTAAAACTTCACTCCCTATACAAGAAGAagctaaaacaaaatcataGCATCTTAcaataaatttacaaaaaccCTGTATTTGGAACTGCACAATAATTcttcaaaacacatttataataGACTGCTGTCATGAGTTGATCACAATTGTACACAAGACCTATGTCTGCA
The DNA window shown above is from Plectropomus leopardus isolate mb chromosome 8, YSFRI_Pleo_2.0, whole genome shotgun sequence and carries:
- the LOC121947388 gene encoding cysteine and glycine-rich protein 1-like, producing the protein MPLGGGNKCVCCKKTVYFAEEVHCDGGSFHKSCFRCMVCGKNLDSTTVTVHKDEVHCKSCYGKKYGPKGYGYGVGAGTLNMDTGESLGIAPEEPAPHRPTSNPNPSKLAQRFGGSDRCPRCGKAVYAAEKVIGAGSAWHKIGCFTCASCNKSLESTTLADKDGEIYCKACYGRNFGPKGFGYGLGAGALSHTQ